A region from the Streptomyces tsukubensis genome encodes:
- a CDS encoding glycosyltransferase family 4 protein: protein MHKTLIVTNDFPPRPGGIQAFLHNMALRLDPDRLVVYASTWKRGPEGAEATAAFDAEQPFTVVRDRTTMLLPTPRVTARAGALLREHRCTSVWFGAAAPLGLMGPALRKAGADRIVATSHGHEAGWAQLPAARQLLRRIGEGTDTITYLGEYTRSRIAAALTPAAAARMVQLPPGVDEKTFHPGSGGAAVRERLGLTDRPVVVCVSRLVPRKGQDTLIRAMPRILAQIPGTVLLIVGGGPYENDLRRLAENTGVTASVRFTGAVPWDQLPAHYGAGDVFAMPCRTRRGGLDVEGLGIVYLEASATGLPVVAGDSGGAPDAVLNGETGWVVRGGTDEAAVAESAERIVTLLADEELRRRMGARGRRWVEEKWRWDLLATRLRALL from the coding sequence ATGCACAAGACCCTGATCGTGACCAACGACTTTCCCCCGCGGCCCGGTGGCATCCAGGCGTTCCTGCACAACATGGCCCTGCGACTCGACCCCGACCGGCTCGTCGTCTACGCCTCCACCTGGAAGCGGGGCCCCGAAGGAGCCGAGGCGACCGCCGCCTTCGACGCGGAGCAGCCGTTCACCGTCGTACGGGACCGCACCACGATGCTGCTGCCCACCCCCCGCGTCACCGCCCGCGCCGGCGCACTCCTGCGGGAACACCGGTGCACCTCGGTCTGGTTCGGCGCGGCCGCCCCCCTCGGGCTGATGGGCCCCGCCCTGCGCAAGGCCGGAGCCGACCGGATCGTCGCCACCTCCCACGGCCACGAAGCGGGCTGGGCCCAGCTGCCCGCCGCCCGGCAACTGCTCCGCCGCATCGGCGAAGGCACCGACACGATCACCTACCTCGGCGAGTACACCCGCTCCCGCATCGCCGCCGCGCTCACCCCCGCCGCCGCCGCACGGATGGTCCAGCTCCCGCCCGGCGTCGACGAGAAGACCTTCCACCCCGGCTCCGGCGGTGCGGCCGTACGCGAACGCCTCGGCCTCACGGACCGGCCCGTCGTGGTCTGCGTGTCCCGGCTCGTCCCCCGCAAGGGCCAGGACACCCTGATCCGCGCCATGCCGCGGATCCTCGCCCAGATCCCCGGCACCGTCCTCCTGATCGTCGGCGGCGGACCCTACGAGAACGACCTGCGGCGACTCGCCGAGAACACGGGCGTCACCGCATCCGTACGCTTCACCGGCGCCGTGCCCTGGGACCAGCTCCCCGCCCACTACGGCGCCGGAGACGTCTTCGCCATGCCCTGCCGGACCCGGCGCGGCGGACTCGACGTCGAAGGGCTCGGGATCGTCTACCTGGAGGCGTCCGCGACCGGCCTCCCCGTCGTCGCGGGCGACTCGGGCGGCGCGCCGGACGCCGTGCTGAACGGCGAGACCGGCTGGGTGGTGCGCGGCGGCACCGACGAGGCGGCGGTGGCGGAGTCGGCGGAGCGGATCGTGACCCTGCTGGCGGACGAGGAGTTGCGGCGGCGCATGGGCGCCAGGGGGCGCCGGTGGGTGGAGGAGAAGTGGCGCTGGGACCTGCTGGCGACGAGGCTGCGGGCGCTCCTATAG
- a CDS encoding metallophosphoesterase family protein, whose protein sequence is MSTRVNVVSDVHGNAADLAAAGAGADALVCLGDLVLFLDYHDRSRGIFPDLFGVENADLIVSLRTARRYEEARDLARSLWAGLDPDGGSREALIEDAVRRQYAELFAAFPTPTYATYGNVDIPGLWPEYARPGVTVLDGERTEIGGLVFGFVGGGLTTPQRTPYEISDEEYAAKVEALGEVDVLCSHIPPEVPELTYDTVARRFERGSTALLDAIHRVRPRYALFGHVHQPLVSRMRVGATECVNVGHFASTGRPWTLQW, encoded by the coding sequence GTGAGCACACGGGTCAATGTCGTCAGCGATGTGCACGGCAACGCGGCGGATCTCGCCGCCGCGGGCGCCGGTGCCGATGCCCTGGTCTGCCTGGGCGACCTCGTCCTCTTCCTCGACTACCACGATCGTTCACGGGGGATCTTCCCCGATCTCTTCGGCGTCGAGAACGCCGATCTGATCGTCTCCCTGCGCACCGCCCGCCGCTACGAGGAGGCCCGTGACCTGGCCCGGAGCCTCTGGGCCGGACTCGACCCCGACGGCGGGAGCCGGGAGGCGCTGATCGAGGACGCGGTCCGCCGCCAGTACGCGGAACTGTTCGCGGCCTTCCCCACCCCGACGTACGCCACCTACGGGAACGTCGACATCCCGGGGCTCTGGCCCGAGTACGCCCGCCCCGGTGTCACCGTCCTCGACGGCGAGCGGACCGAGATCGGCGGTCTGGTCTTCGGCTTCGTCGGCGGCGGGCTGACCACCCCGCAGCGCACGCCGTACGAGATCTCCGACGAGGAGTACGCGGCGAAGGTCGAGGCCCTCGGCGAGGTCGACGTGCTCTGCTCGCACATCCCGCCCGAGGTGCCGGAGCTGACCTACGACACGGTCGCCCGCCGCTTCGAACGCGGCAGTACGGCACTGCTGGACGCGATCCACCGGGTACGGCCCCGGTACGCCCTCTTCGGCCATGTCCACCAGCCACTGGTGTCCCGGATGCGGGTCGGCGCGACCGAGTGCGTCAACGTCGGGCACTTCGCGTCGACCGGGCGGCCGTGGACCCTGCAGTGGTGA
- a CDS encoding ArsA family ATPase → MRTVLVTGLGGAGRTTVAAATALAAARGGRRTLLLSPEPGEALAAVLGLDAPPSAVPGESAPGLWVARIDAGADFRTEFLAFQERAGAALELLGAAPLAGEELTELPGSEQFALLRAIARHTRGDTAPDLVVVDLPPLAESVALLALPGQLRRYLRRLLPAERQAARALRPVLAQLAGVPMPAQWLYDTAAGWDRDLAAVEELLAAPGTGLLLVAEPSPAATDALRAARPGLALHGLRVGTLVANRLLPAHSADPWLAGLTAEQNKCLDEWGEWEEWGEAHGLPHLGREPRGADDLARLPVPVPVSAAAALRPGPSAEGVEDRRAEDGILTWTIPLPGATKDRLGLVRRGRELVLTVGPFRRIVPLPSALRRCTVTGAALADGLLTVRFTPDPGLWPERD, encoded by the coding sequence ATGCGGACGGTCCTCGTCACCGGGCTCGGCGGCGCGGGCCGTACCACCGTCGCGGCGGCGACCGCGCTGGCCGCGGCCCGCGGCGGACGCCGCACCCTGCTGCTGTCGCCCGAGCCGGGCGAGGCCCTGGCGGCCGTCCTCGGACTCGACGCGCCGCCGTCGGCCGTGCCCGGCGAGTCCGCTCCCGGACTGTGGGTGGCGCGGATCGACGCGGGCGCCGACTTCCGTACCGAGTTCCTCGCCTTCCAGGAGCGGGCCGGTGCGGCCCTCGAACTCCTCGGCGCCGCCCCGCTCGCCGGGGAGGAACTGACGGAACTCCCCGGCAGCGAACAGTTCGCCCTGCTCAGGGCGATCGCCCGGCATACCCGTGGGGACACGGCACCCGATCTCGTCGTGGTCGATCTGCCGCCGCTCGCCGAGAGCGTCGCCCTGCTCGCCCTGCCCGGACAGCTGCGCCGCTATCTCCGCAGGCTGCTGCCTGCGGAGCGGCAGGCGGCCCGCGCCCTGCGGCCCGTACTGGCCCAGCTCGCCGGAGTTCCGATGCCCGCGCAGTGGCTCTACGACACCGCCGCCGGCTGGGACCGCGATCTGGCCGCCGTGGAGGAGCTGCTCGCCGCCCCCGGGACCGGTCTGCTGCTGGTCGCGGAGCCGTCCCCGGCGGCCACCGACGCGCTGCGGGCCGCCCGGCCGGGGCTGGCGCTCCACGGGCTGCGGGTCGGCACGCTGGTCGCCAACCGGCTGCTGCCCGCCCACTCCGCCGACCCCTGGCTGGCGGGCCTCACCGCCGAGCAGAACAAATGCCTGGACGAATGGGGCGAATGGGAGGAGTGGGGCGAGGCTCACGGGCTGCCGCATCTGGGGCGCGAGCCGCGCGGCGCCGACGATCTGGCCCGGCTGCCCGTGCCCGTACCGGTTTCGGCCGCCGCGGCGCTCCGCCCCGGCCCCTCGGCCGAGGGAGTCGAGGACCGGCGGGCCGAGGACGGCATCCTCACCTGGACCATCCCCCTGCCCGGTGCCACCAAGGACCGGCTCGGCCTGGTGCGGCGCGGCCGTGAACTCGTACTCACCGTGGGCCCGTTCCGCAGGATCGTTCCGCTGCCGTCCGCGCTCCGCCGCTGCACGGTCACCGGCGCCGCACTCGCCGACGGCCTGCTCACCGTCCGCTTCACCCCGGATCCCGGGCTCTGGCCCGAGCGGGACTGA
- a CDS encoding C40 family peptidase, with amino-acid sequence MASHRRSPQPGPTHGARLTVLSAAAAATAAAALGAVPAGAAPGEPATPQSARAGVDRLLADAERATEEFNRADERAGELRQRTRAAQDALARGQERVNRMRGALGAVAGAQYRFGGTDPALMLLLSSDPDTFLRRAEVLDRISARQAGTLNAYLHAQRELAQQRAEAVRDLAELERSRAAVARHKRSVERKLAAARRVLNTLPDGEHDPYARASRSARGPLLAPGDAAPSARAAAAVDAARSAVGRPYIWGANGPSGFDCSGLTQWSYAQAGVGLPRTSQAQRYAGQRVPLSQARPGDLVAYRDDASHIGMYVGNGQVVHAPYPGAAVRYDPVGMMPVSSVTRV; translated from the coding sequence GTGGCGTCCCATCGACGGTCCCCACAGCCCGGCCCCACCCACGGTGCCCGGCTCACCGTCCTCTCCGCGGCAGCCGCCGCCACGGCCGCCGCCGCGCTCGGCGCCGTCCCGGCGGGCGCCGCGCCCGGCGAACCCGCGACCCCCCAGTCGGCCCGCGCCGGGGTCGACCGGCTGCTGGCCGACGCCGAACGCGCCACCGAGGAGTTCAACCGGGCCGACGAACGGGCCGGGGAGCTGCGGCAGCGCACCAGAGCCGCCCAGGACGCCCTGGCCCGCGGCCAGGAGCGGGTCAACCGGATGCGCGGCGCCCTCGGCGCGGTCGCGGGCGCCCAGTACCGCTTCGGCGGCACCGACCCGGCCCTGATGCTGCTGCTCTCCTCCGACCCCGACACCTTCCTGCGCCGCGCCGAAGTCCTCGACCGGATCAGCGCCCGCCAAGCGGGCACCCTCAACGCCTATCTCCACGCCCAGCGCGAACTGGCCCAGCAGCGCGCCGAAGCCGTCCGCGACCTCGCCGAACTGGAACGCTCCCGGGCCGCCGTCGCCCGCCACAAACGGTCCGTCGAACGGAAACTCGCCGCGGCCCGCAGGGTCCTGAACACCCTCCCCGACGGCGAACACGACCCCTACGCCCGCGCCTCCCGCTCCGCCCGCGGCCCGCTCCTCGCACCCGGCGACGCCGCACCCTCCGCCCGCGCCGCCGCCGCGGTCGACGCGGCCCGCAGCGCCGTGGGCCGGCCCTACATCTGGGGCGCCAACGGCCCCTCCGGCTTCGACTGTTCCGGCCTCACCCAGTGGTCCTACGCCCAGGCGGGCGTCGGACTGCCCCGTACCTCACAGGCCCAGCGGTACGCCGGACAGCGGGTACCGCTCTCCCAGGCCCGCCCCGGCGACCTCGTCGCCTACCGCGACGACGCCAGCCATATCGGCATGTACGTCGGCAACGGACAGGTCGTCCACGCGCCCTACCCCGGTGCCGCCGTCCGCTACGATCCGGTCGGCATGATGCCCGTCTCTTCGGTCACCCGGGTCTGA
- a CDS encoding glycosyltransferase family 87 protein, translating into MTDGRRRGVTGCTGRALGAIAAGWLLTRAVLLVCVFGLVTVPGPDVTSDVSVIYRGWYEVLRTGVFPVDDVTWQYPPAAALAILSPSLLPFLDYTAAFFVLALLCDAVVLVLLLGAARRPGGSVRGVWVWVAGVPLLGPTAYARYDLMVTAVAVGALLAGVRRPGLMGALVAVGALVKVWPVLLLTGVARARVWWAAAVTAVVVLVAALAVPGAFGFLAHQRDRGTEVESLGALVFHVWRLVGDWEGQVLLHYGSLEFLGPYVPLVSGVALGLAAVALGWLVLWRLRAATAAGAGLGAVPGVVPDAAFTAVLLFTTTSRVISPQYLLWLVGLAAVCLLRRPARMTLPAVLVLAATAVTVLEFPLYFDEVVASRPAGVALILVRNALLVAAALTACRGLWRAVAEAGTVTNPADTDTAAAVMPAGPADSRASAR; encoded by the coding sequence ATGACCGACGGGCGGCGCAGGGGTGTCACGGGGTGCACCGGGCGGGCCTTGGGCGCGATCGCCGCCGGGTGGCTGCTGACCCGGGCCGTTCTGCTGGTGTGCGTGTTCGGGCTGGTGACCGTGCCCGGCCCGGACGTCACGTCGGACGTCTCGGTGATCTACCGGGGCTGGTACGAGGTGCTGCGTACCGGCGTGTTCCCGGTGGACGACGTCACCTGGCAGTATCCGCCGGCCGCGGCGCTCGCGATCCTCTCGCCGTCGCTGCTGCCGTTCCTCGACTACACGGCCGCGTTCTTCGTCCTCGCGCTGTTGTGCGATGCGGTGGTGCTGGTGCTGCTGCTGGGCGCGGCCCGCCGTCCGGGGGGTTCGGTGCGGGGGGTGTGGGTGTGGGTGGCGGGGGTGCCGTTGCTGGGTCCGACCGCGTACGCCCGGTACGACCTGATGGTGACCGCGGTCGCCGTGGGGGCGCTGCTGGCGGGGGTGCGGCGGCCCGGGCTGATGGGTGCCCTGGTGGCGGTGGGTGCGCTGGTGAAGGTGTGGCCGGTGCTGCTGTTGACGGGGGTGGCCCGGGCGCGGGTGTGGTGGGCGGCGGCGGTGACGGCCGTGGTGGTGCTGGTCGCGGCGCTCGCCGTGCCGGGTGCCTTCGGTTTCCTGGCGCATCAGCGGGACCGGGGTACGGAGGTGGAGTCGCTGGGGGCGCTGGTGTTCCACGTCTGGCGGCTGGTGGGCGACTGGGAGGGGCAGGTGCTGCTGCACTACGGCTCGCTGGAGTTCCTCGGGCCGTATGTCCCGCTGGTCTCGGGTGTCGCTCTGGGGCTGGCGGCGGTGGCGCTGGGCTGGCTGGTGCTGTGGCGGCTGCGCGCGGCGACGGCGGCGGGTGCCGGGCTCGGGGCCGTACCCGGTGTGGTGCCGGACGCCGCGTTCACGGCCGTGCTGCTGTTCACCACCACGAGCCGGGTGATCAGCCCCCAGTATCTGCTGTGGCTGGTCGGTCTGGCGGCCGTCTGTCTGCTGCGCCGCCCGGCGCGGATGACGCTGCCCGCCGTACTGGTACTGGCGGCGACGGCGGTGACGGTGCTGGAGTTTCCGCTCTACTTCGACGAGGTGGTGGCGAGCCGCCCGGCGGGGGTGGCGCTGATCCTGGTCCGCAACGCCCTGCTGGTCGCCGCGGCGCTGACCGCCTGCCGGGGGCTGTGGCGCGCTGTCGCGGAAGCGGGAACCGTGACCAACCCGGCGGATACCGACACCGCGGCGGCCGTTATGCCAGCCGGTCCCGCAGATAGTCGCGCCAGCGCGCGGTGA
- a CDS encoding SRPBCC family protein, with product MAEHTSSSIIIDAAPAEVMDVISDFDRYPEWTGEVKLAEVVSRDAEGRAEEVRLVLDAGAIKDDHTLAYTWGGPDQVSWTLVKSQMLRAIDGSYTLRPVDGGDRTEVTYRLTVDVKIPMLGMIKRKAEKVIIDRALDGLKKRVESGSAV from the coding sequence ATGGCGGAACACACCAGCTCAAGCATCATCATCGACGCGGCGCCCGCCGAAGTCATGGATGTGATCTCGGACTTCGACCGCTACCCCGAGTGGACCGGAGAGGTGAAGCTGGCCGAGGTGGTCTCCCGGGACGCGGAAGGGCGGGCCGAGGAGGTCCGGCTGGTCCTCGACGCCGGAGCCATCAAGGACGACCACACCCTCGCGTACACCTGGGGCGGCCCCGACCAGGTGAGCTGGACCCTGGTGAAGTCCCAGATGCTGCGGGCCATCGACGGCTCGTACACCCTGCGCCCGGTGGACGGCGGCGACCGCACCGAAGTCACCTACCGGCTCACCGTGGACGTCAAGATCCCCATGCTCGGCATGATCAAGCGCAAGGCCGAGAAGGTCATCATCGACCGTGCCCTCGACGGGCTGAAGAAGCGCGTCGAGAGCGGATCCGCGGTCTGA
- a CDS encoding AMP-dependent synthetase/ligase, with protein sequence MREFSLPALYEVPADGNLTDLIHRNAAQHPDVAVMGRRTDSGWTDVTARQFLAEVRAAAKGLIASGVGPGDRVALMSRTRYEWVLLDFAIWSAGAVSVPVYETSSAEQIAWILSDSGAVAIAVESATHAAAVASVRDDLPKLRSVWRIDEGAVDELTAAGAEVSDAEVDERGGSLKADDVATIVYTSGTTGRPRGCVLTHRAFFAECGNIVERLKPLFRTGDSSVLLFLPAAHVFGRMTELAAVMAPIKLGTLPDIKTLTDDLAAFRPTVILGVPRVFEKVYNAARAKAQADGKGKIFDRAALTAIAYSKAQDGPQGPSLGLRLKHAVFDKLVYRKLRAVLGGRGEYAISGGAPLGERLGHFFRGIGFTVLEGYGLTESCAATAFNPWDRQKIGTVGQPLPGTVVRIADDGEVLLHGEHLFEGYWNNEAATAEALRDGWFHTGDIGTLDEDGYLSITGRKKEILVTAGGKNVAPAVIEDRIRAHALIAECMVVGDGRPFVGALITLDEEFLGRWAAGRGKPAGSTAESLRDDPELLAEIQRAVDDGNAAVSKAESVRKFRLLGAQFTEEAGHLTPSLKLKRSVVAKDFAEEIESLYGTASR encoded by the coding sequence TTGCGCGAGTTCAGCCTTCCGGCCCTGTACGAGGTCCCTGCCGACGGAAACCTGACGGACCTCATCCACCGCAACGCCGCTCAGCACCCCGATGTCGCGGTCATGGGCCGCCGGACGGACAGCGGCTGGACCGATGTCACCGCCCGGCAGTTCCTCGCCGAGGTGCGTGCCGCCGCCAAGGGCCTGATCGCCTCCGGCGTCGGCCCCGGCGACCGGGTGGCCCTGATGTCCCGCACCCGCTACGAGTGGGTTCTGCTCGATTTCGCGATCTGGAGCGCGGGCGCGGTGTCCGTGCCCGTGTACGAGACCAGCTCGGCCGAGCAGATCGCGTGGATCCTCTCCGACTCCGGGGCGGTCGCCATCGCCGTCGAGAGCGCGACGCACGCGGCGGCCGTCGCCTCCGTCCGGGACGACCTGCCGAAACTGCGCTCCGTCTGGCGTATCGACGAAGGCGCCGTCGACGAGCTGACCGCGGCGGGCGCGGAGGTCTCCGATGCGGAGGTCGACGAGCGCGGCGGCAGCCTCAAGGCCGACGACGTCGCGACCATCGTCTACACCTCGGGGACGACCGGGCGGCCGCGGGGCTGCGTCCTGACCCACCGGGCGTTCTTCGCCGAATGCGGCAACATCGTGGAGCGCCTCAAGCCGCTCTTCCGGACCGGCGACAGCTCCGTCCTGCTCTTCCTGCCCGCCGCGCACGTCTTCGGGCGGATGACCGAGCTGGCCGCGGTCATGGCACCCATCAAACTGGGCACCCTCCCCGACATCAAGACCCTCACCGACGATCTGGCCGCCTTCCGGCCCACCGTGATACTCGGCGTGCCGCGGGTCTTCGAGAAGGTCTACAACGCGGCGCGGGCGAAGGCCCAGGCCGACGGCAAGGGCAAGATCTTCGACCGGGCGGCCCTGACCGCCATCGCCTACAGCAAGGCCCAGGACGGCCCGCAGGGCCCCTCCCTGGGGCTCCGCCTCAAGCACGCCGTCTTCGACAAGCTCGTCTACCGCAAGCTCCGGGCGGTGCTCGGCGGCCGCGGCGAGTACGCGATCTCCGGCGGCGCGCCCCTCGGCGAACGCCTCGGGCACTTCTTCCGCGGTATCGGCTTCACCGTCCTGGAGGGCTACGGGCTCACCGAGTCCTGCGCGGCGACCGCCTTCAACCCCTGGGACCGGCAGAAGATCGGCACGGTCGGCCAGCCGCTGCCCGGCACGGTGGTACGGATCGCGGACGACGGCGAGGTACTGCTCCACGGCGAGCACCTCTTCGAGGGCTACTGGAACAACGAGGCGGCGACCGCGGAAGCTCTCCGCGACGGCTGGTTCCACACCGGTGACATCGGCACCCTCGACGAGGACGGCTACCTCTCCATCACGGGCCGGAAGAAGGAGATCCTGGTGACCGCGGGCGGCAAGAACGTCGCCCCGGCGGTCATCGAGGACCGGATCCGGGCGCATGCCCTGATCGCCGAATGCATGGTCGTCGGCGACGGCCGGCCGTTCGTGGGCGCGCTCATCACCCTCGACGAGGAGTTCCTGGGCCGCTGGGCCGCGGGGCGCGGCAAGCCCGCCGGGTCGACCGCGGAGTCGCTGCGCGACGACCCCGAGCTGCTGGCGGAGATCCAGCGCGCGGTCGACGACGGCAACGCGGCGGTGTCCAAGGCGGAGTCGGTACGGAAGTTCCGGCTGCTGGGGGCGCAGTTCACGGAGGAGGCGGGTCATTTGACGCCGTCGCTGAAGCTGAAGCGGAGCGTCGTGGCGAAGGACTTCGCGGAGGAGATCGAATCCCTCTACGGGACCGCGTCTCGTTAA
- a CDS encoding DUF5304 domain-containing protein produces the protein MSDATGRPADADVTADPWGDACAEDLEAEKARRRAEYGTPPGTAADELRKLFGAVADKVTEFQSSLPGMAAQSAVQQFVNQAKSAVEPVIERNPQVFDHLAAAGGELLAAYRSAVQGQEHHWTRGATAEKPADASRDGDREKRSEHDGRNDRGDDGPAAGEKIDLDD, from the coding sequence ATGAGCGATGCCACCGGACGTCCCGCCGACGCCGACGTGACCGCCGACCCCTGGGGCGATGCCTGTGCCGAGGATCTGGAGGCGGAGAAGGCGCGCCGCCGCGCGGAGTACGGGACCCCGCCCGGTACGGCCGCCGACGAGCTGCGCAAACTGTTCGGCGCCGTGGCCGACAAGGTCACCGAATTCCAGTCCTCGCTGCCGGGGATGGCCGCGCAGAGCGCCGTCCAGCAGTTCGTGAACCAGGCGAAGTCGGCGGTGGAGCCGGTCATCGAACGCAACCCCCAGGTCTTCGACCACCTCGCCGCAGCCGGGGGCGAACTGCTCGCGGCCTACCGCTCCGCCGTCCAGGGCCAGGAGCACCACTGGACCCGCGGCGCGACCGCGGAGAAGCCGGCGGACGCCTCCCGCGACGGCGACCGCGAAAAGCGCAGCGAGCACGACGGCCGCAACGACCGCGGTGACGACGGCCCGGCGGCCGGCGAGAAGATCGACCTCGACGACTGA
- a CDS encoding ROK family glucokinase, with protein MALTIGVDIGGTKIAAGVVDEEGNVLETHTVPTPPTADGIIEAICAAVDGARAGTGGEIAAVGIGAAGYVDDKRATVIFAPNIDWRHEPLKDKVEQRVGLPVVVENDANAAAWGEYRFGAGQGHHDVIVITLGTGLGGGIIMGNKLRRGRFGVAAEFGHVRVVPDGLLCGCGSQGCWEQYASGRALVRYARQRAAATPERAAVLLGLGDGTVDGIQGQHISAAARRGDTVAVDSFRELARWVGAGLADLASLFDPSAFIIGGGVSDEGELVLDPVRKSFRRWLVGSQWRPHAQVLAAELGNRAGLVGAADLARQG; from the coding sequence ATGGCACTCACCATCGGCGTTGACATCGGCGGAACGAAGATCGCGGCGGGCGTGGTCGACGAAGAGGGCAATGTCCTCGAAACCCACACCGTTCCCACCCCGCCGACGGCCGACGGCATCATCGAAGCCATCTGCGCCGCCGTCGACGGAGCGCGGGCGGGCACCGGCGGGGAGATCGCGGCCGTCGGCATCGGTGCCGCGGGCTATGTCGACGACAAACGCGCCACGGTGATCTTCGCGCCCAATATCGACTGGCGCCACGAACCGCTCAAGGACAAGGTCGAGCAGCGCGTCGGACTGCCCGTCGTGGTGGAGAACGACGCCAACGCCGCGGCCTGGGGCGAGTACCGCTTCGGCGCCGGACAGGGCCATCACGACGTCATCGTCATCACCCTCGGCACCGGCCTCGGCGGCGGCATCATCATGGGCAACAAGCTCCGCCGCGGACGCTTCGGCGTGGCCGCCGAATTCGGCCATGTCCGGGTCGTCCCGGACGGGCTGCTCTGCGGCTGCGGCAGCCAGGGCTGCTGGGAGCAGTACGCCTCCGGGCGTGCCCTGGTCCGCTACGCCCGCCAGCGCGCGGCCGCGACACCGGAGCGGGCGGCGGTCCTCCTCGGTCTCGGCGACGGCACGGTCGACGGCATCCAGGGGCAGCACATCAGCGCCGCGGCGCGACGCGGCGACACGGTCGCCGTCGACTCCTTCCGGGAGCTGGCCCGCTGGGTGGGAGCGGGGCTCGCGGATCTCGCGTCCCTCTTCGACCCGTCGGCGTTCATCATCGGCGGCGGCGTCTCCGACGAGGGCGAACTCGTCCTCGACCCCGTCCGCAAGTCCTTCCGGCGCTGGCTGGTCGGCTCCCAGTGGCGCCCGCACGCCCAGGTCCTCGCGGCCGAACTGGGCAACCGCGCGGGCCTGGTCGGCGCGGCGGACCTCGCCCGCCAGGGCTAG
- a CDS encoding C40 family peptidase produces MASHRRAKQPGRTRVTVLTATAAAAVALTSQSANAAPQPSKSEVKAKVDKLYEEAAQATEKFNGAKEQQTKLQQQVDAIQDRVARGQDELNTLRNNLGTVAAAQYRSGGIDPALQLFLSSDPDTYLDKASALDQIGSRHSDAIDQMQEKRRNLAQQRKEAQGKLTDLAEARQQLGAKKREVQAKLGAAQKLLNTLTAKERAEIKQEETRANRASTSARPDLGKTLPGSSTAAAAFAAGQSKIGKPYLWGATGPNSFDCSGFTSWAYKQANVKLPRMSQDQANAGTRIYKQSDLKPGDLVIFYGDLHHVGLYAGNGQVLHSPRSGAVVRYESMNNMPFQFGVRVG; encoded by the coding sequence GTGGCGTCCCACCGTCGTGCCAAGCAGCCGGGCCGTACCCGCGTCACCGTTCTCACCGCGACCGCCGCCGCGGCCGTCGCGCTGACCTCCCAGAGCGCCAACGCCGCCCCGCAGCCCAGCAAGAGCGAGGTCAAGGCGAAGGTCGACAAGCTGTACGAGGAGGCCGCCCAGGCCACCGAGAAGTTCAACGGCGCCAAGGAGCAGCAGACCAAGCTGCAGCAGCAGGTCGATGCCATCCAGGACCGGGTCGCCCGCGGCCAGGACGAGCTCAACACCCTCCGCAACAACCTCGGAACGGTCGCCGCCGCCCAGTACCGCTCCGGCGGTATCGACCCGGCGCTCCAGCTCTTCCTCTCCTCCGACCCGGACACCTACCTCGACAAGGCGTCCGCGCTCGACCAGATCGGCAGTCGGCACAGCGACGCCATCGACCAGATGCAGGAGAAGCGGCGCAACCTCGCGCAGCAGCGCAAGGAGGCCCAGGGCAAACTCACCGACCTGGCCGAAGCCCGCCAGCAGCTCGGTGCCAAGAAGCGCGAGGTGCAGGCCAAACTGGGCGCCGCGCAGAAGCTGCTGAACACCCTCACCGCCAAGGAGCGGGCCGAGATCAAGCAGGAGGAGACCCGCGCCAACCGGGCCTCCACCAGCGCCCGCCCCGACCTCGGCAAGACACTGCCCGGGTCGAGCACCGCGGCGGCCGCCTTCGCCGCCGGCCAGAGCAAGATCGGCAAGCCGTACCTCTGGGGCGCCACCGGCCCCAACTCCTTCGACTGCTCCGGCTTCACCTCCTGGGCGTACAAGCAGGCCAACGTCAAGCTCCCGCGGATGTCCCAGGACCAGGCCAACGCCGGTACGCGGATCTACAAGCAGAGCGACCTCAAGCCCGGAGACCTGGTCATCTTCTACGGCGACCTGCACCACGTCGGCCTCTACGCGGGCAACGGCCAGGTCCTCCACTCGCCGCGCTCCGGAGCCGTGGTGCGTTACGAGTCCATGAACAACATGCCGTTCCAGTTCGGCGTGCGCGTCGGCTGA